The genomic region TGCAGCAGACACACTTTATATTCTTGACGAAGAGACTTCCTCCAATTCGGGTCAAACACGCCTCGCAGCTATGTGTCATTCATCGTCAATGTCAATGAGTGAGCAGACGCTCCTTCGTGACCGAATAGAAACAATCTTACCACCCACTGTTTTCGCAGAAATAAAAACGCCACATGGAACTATCGGACCAGCCGCACCAGTGGGCGGGTATACTGGGCGAGCAGTATCTGTTGGGAATCACTGTACTGTTGCTATTGAGATATGGTATGTATGAATATGATCCGATCCTCAGGTGATACCCGAGGTCAGGTCGTTCTCGTCGCAGCAACAGTCGTCGCCATTGCGCTTCTCACAATGGTATTTGCGTATACGCAACTTGGCTCTATTAGCTTTGACACCGCAGATGAAGCCTCGTCACGCATCGATACTGGAGGGGCAATCGTGAATCCAGGCTCACCTGTGATTGCACTCGATACAGTTCACAATCAACTTACAGCATCTGTCCAGGCAGCAGTATTTGATGATCGTAAAAAGCATAATTGGAATGAACGTCAGCGTGTAATTGAGCGCGTCCGAACAGATATTACTGAAGACTTCCATCAAATTGAATTATATCATATACAAGAGGGACGGTCACTCACACTCAATTTTGCTGCATCTCATGCTCACGAATGGGCGCACATGCAATGCCCGGGTGGTCCTA from Haloquadratum walsbyi C23 harbors:
- a CDS encoding DUF7262 family protein; amino-acid sequence: MSNVCWLLFDIQNSNRAPVDNIDECSQCDNQAATLTDQRRVDSRAQLATSLIESGVGALVILAVVSGFLWAPIDTANSTPELDQLAADTLYILDEETSSNSGQTRLAAMCHSSSMSMSEQTLLRDRIETILPPTVFAEIKTPHGTIGPAAPVGGYTGRAVSVGNHCTVAIEIWYV
- a CDS encoding DUF7261 family protein, which translates into the protein MIRSSGDTRGQVVLVAATVVAIALLTMVFAYTQLGSISFDTADEASSRIDTGGAIVNPGSPVIALDTVHNQLTASVQAAVFDDRKKHNWNERQRVIERVRTDITEDFHQIELYHIQEGRSLTLNFAASHAHEWAHMQCPGGPNRMFGQCQPVNGIIIQSRAEEATIVAIAVEVQVISPTETTNAIFIITIE